The Pelagibius sp. CAU 1746 genomic sequence ATCGGGCCCATGGCGCGGACATTGCCCACCGGGCAGGCGGCTGTCGAGCGCAAAGACCGCAGGCCCCTCTGCGTTCCGTGCAAGGGGCTGCGCGAGACGCACGCGGGGCCGCCGGGCCTTGACCTTGCGGGCGCGGCCTGACTAGTCTCTGCCGCCCCCGGGCAGTCCATTGAGGGCCCATCGTGCCCGCCCCAACCTGTACAGCGAGAAGCAAGACGCAATGTCCCAGCATCACACGGCCCTCGTCCACACCATGGTCCTGGTTTCCGCGGCCGACCGCGACATGACCGACGCCGAGTTGAAGACCATCGGCGAGATCGTCTCGCACCTGCCGGTTTTCGCCGACTACGACCTGGAAAAGCTGCCCAAGGAGGCCCAGGCCTGCGCCGAGCTGATTTCCGAGGACAACGGCCTGGAGAAGGTGCTGAGCCAGATCGTCGCCGGCCTGCCGGAAAAACTGAAGGAAACCGCCTACGCGGTCGCCCTGGACGTGGCCGCCGCCGACGGCAAGGCCAGCCAGGAAGAGCTGCGCCTGCTGG encodes the following:
- a CDS encoding tellurite resistance TerB family protein, whose protein sequence is MSQHHTALVHTMVLVSAADRDMTDAELKTIGEIVSHLPVFADYDLEKLPKEAQACAELISEDNGLEKVLSQIVAGLPEKLKETAYAVALDVAAADGKASQEELRLLEMLRHRLAVGRLPAAAIERGARARYTRL